In Geminocystis sp. NIES-3708, a single window of DNA contains:
- a CDS encoding class I SAM-dependent methyltransferase — MNQSSQDLLQQQYDSLPYPKIPLEKSPAKDYDSLFVNNLTTSYYLCHQRVIDTKDKVILDVGCGSGWTTLNLAFANPQAKIIAIDLSQNSLEVAKKRLEFHEFNDVEFHQIRIENIAELNYQYDYISCKDVLCLLDEPLETLKTFKSVLKSDGIIHTDFHNYYQRFVYYTSQELFRCLGLLEENPDDFEINVVVETIKNLKPNVLLKQKVGGLFNDENLDIKSDKVRQAILMNHLLQNDKGYTIPKVFEMLRESKLKFFSMVNWRQWEIRDLFQDNSLPTVWEFALENASEEEKLHFYELLHPCHRIIDFWCNHDEISSSFQPPSTWEENHWQKVKIYLHPQLKLPEVKQDLLMAIKQQNPWEVSKFIKLPTTIPIYLSAGLAAVLLILWEKPAILQELVSYSLKIQPINLVTGEEKNYSEAEKEIIDLVIKLETFLYLLVEKI; from the coding sequence ATGAACCAATCCTCCCAAGATTTATTACAACAACAGTATGATAGTTTACCTTATCCTAAAATTCCCCTAGAAAAGTCTCCTGCTAAAGATTATGACTCTCTATTTGTCAATAATTTGACCACTTCCTATTATCTTTGTCATCAGAGAGTTATTGATACAAAGGATAAAGTTATCTTGGATGTAGGATGCGGTAGTGGATGGACTACGTTAAATTTAGCTTTTGCCAATCCTCAAGCAAAAATTATTGCCATAGATTTATCGCAAAATTCCTTAGAAGTAGCGAAAAAAAGATTAGAATTTCATGAATTTAATGATGTAGAATTTCATCAAATAAGAATCGAAAATATCGCCGAATTAAATTATCAATATGATTATATTAGTTGTAAAGATGTTTTGTGTCTTTTAGATGAACCTTTAGAAACATTAAAAACATTCAAATCAGTGTTAAAATCTGATGGAATTATTCACACAGACTTTCACAATTATTATCAAAGATTTGTTTACTATACCTCCCAAGAATTATTTCGTTGTTTAGGTTTATTGGAAGAAAATCCCGATGATTTTGAAATTAACGTAGTAGTAGAAACTATAAAAAATTTAAAGCCCAATGTTTTATTAAAACAAAAAGTAGGGGGATTATTTAATGATGAAAATTTAGATATAAAATCAGATAAAGTCAGACAAGCTATTCTGATGAATCATTTACTACAAAATGATAAAGGTTATACCATACCCAAAGTTTTTGAAATGCTAAGGGAATCTAAATTAAAATTTTTCAGTATGGTTAACTGGAGACAATGGGAAATTCGAGATTTATTTCAAGACAATAGTTTACCCACTGTGTGGGAATTTGCCTTAGAAAATGCTTCGGAAGAAGAGAAGTTACATTTCTATGAATTACTGCACCCTTGCCATCGTATAATTGATTTTTGGTGTAACCATGATGAGATTTCCTCATCTTTTCAACCGCCATCTACTTGGGAAGAAAATCATTGGCAAAAGGTAAAAATATATTTACATCCCCAATTAAAATTACCAGAAGTTAAACAAGATTTATTAATGGCAATTAAGCAACAAAACCCTTGGGAAGTGAGTAAATTTATTAAACTACCAACTACTATACCCATTTATTTATCTGCTGGTTTAGCTGCTGTTTTATTAATCTTGTGGGAAAAACCTGCAATCTTGCAAGAATTAGTCTCTTATTCCTTAAAAATTCAGCCCATTAATCTAGTAACAGGGGAAGAAAAAAATTACTCGGAAG
- a CDS encoding class I SAM-dependent methyltransferase, producing MQKYSPEQLMFTEILTDNQNSVGDYFGTFFDYMRRSLVSGGSEFGLGLTLFSLVVSTRSKRLIEIGRFKGFSTLCLASALKFLDIGWQEPAQHKQRPDINYQVFENSTKGKLLSIDPFPTEEAEKLIKETSLTEYVEFINARSDEVDIQGEFDLIFIDGDHSYDGCKADTLLYVPWLLKQGGYFILHDYFGWYDDKGNNNSPVKKVIDEIIEEGICEQILIDTGYMSFSIFRKL from the coding sequence ATGCAAAAATATAGTCCTGAACAATTGATGTTTACAGAAATTTTAACTGATAATCAAAACTCAGTCGGGGACTATTTTGGAACTTTTTTTGATTATATGCGCCGTTCTCTTGTTTCTGGTGGTTCTGAATTTGGTTTGGGACTAACTTTATTTAGTTTAGTTGTTAGTACCCGCTCTAAAAGACTGATAGAAATAGGTAGATTCAAAGGGTTTTCCACTCTCTGTCTTGCTAGTGCATTAAAATTTTTAGATATTGGTTGGCAAGAACCAGCACAACATAAGCAACGTCCAGATATAAATTATCAAGTATTTGAAAATTCTACTAAAGGAAAATTATTATCGATCGATCCTTTTCCTACGGAGGAGGCAGAAAAATTGATTAAGGAAACGAGCCTAACAGAATATGTAGAATTTATCAATGCCCGTTCCGATGAAGTTGATATTCAAGGGGAATTTGATTTAATTTTTATTGATGGTGATCATAGTTATGATGGTTGTAAAGCTGATACATTGTTATATGTTCCTTGGCTTTTGAAACAGGGAGGCTATTTCATCTTACATGATTATTTTGGTTGGTATGACGATAAAGGTAATAACAATTCTCCTGTGAAAAAAGTTATTGATGAAATTATCGAAGAAGGAATTTGTGAACAAATATTAATTGATACTGGTTATATGTCATTCAGCATTTTTAGAAAACTATAA
- the petB gene encoding cytochrome b6 produces MFTKQVTDSPVYKWFNDRLEVEAISDDISSKYVPPHVNIFYCLGGITLTCFLIQFATGFAMTFYYKPTVAEAFTSVQFIMNEVNFGWLIRSIHRWSASMMVLMLILHVFRVYLTGGFKKPRELTWVVGVTMAVITVSFGVTGYSLPWDQVGYWAVKIVSGVPAAIPVVGDQMVELLRGGASVGQATLTRFYTIHTFVLPWLMAVFMLLHFLLIRKQGISGPL; encoded by the coding sequence ATGTTTACTAAACAAGTAACCGATTCTCCTGTTTATAAATGGTTTAACGATCGCCTCGAAGTAGAAGCGATTTCCGATGATATTAGTAGCAAATATGTTCCTCCTCACGTCAATATTTTTTATTGTTTAGGCGGAATCACCCTAACTTGCTTCTTGATTCAGTTTGCCACTGGGTTTGCCATGACTTTTTATTACAAACCCACTGTTGCTGAAGCCTTTACTTCCGTTCAATTTATCATGAATGAAGTTAATTTCGGCTGGTTAATTCGTTCTATCCATCGCTGGTCTGCTAGTATGATGGTACTAATGTTGATCCTTCATGTATTCCGTGTTTATTTAACTGGCGGTTTCAAAAAACCCCGTGAATTAACTTGGGTTGTGGGCGTAACTATGGCAGTAATTACCGTTTCTTTCGGTGTAACTGGTTATTCTTTACCTTGGGATCAAGTTGGTTATTGGGCGGTTAAAATCGTATCTGGTGTACCTGCGGCTATTCCTGTAGTGGGTGATCAAATGGTGGAACTTTTACGAGGTGGTGCAAGTGTAGGTCAAGCTACCTTAACCCGTTTCTATACCATTCATACCTTTGTTTTACCTTGGTTAATGGCTGTTTTCATGTTATTACACTTCCTTTTAATCCGCAAACAAGGCATTTCTGGACCCTTGTAA
- the petD gene encoding cytochrome b6-f complex subunit IV: MSNPNSQLHKKPDLNDPKLRAKLAQNMGHHYYGELAWPNDILYMFPVCILGALGLVVGLAILDPAMMGEPADPFATPLEILPEWYLYPVFQILRVLPNKLLGIACQAAIPLGLMLVPFIESVNKFQNPFRRPIAMTVFLFGTAVTLWLGAGSIFPIDKSLTLGLF, from the coding sequence ATGTCCAACCCTAATTCTCAGTTACACAAAAAACCGGATCTTAATGATCCAAAATTGAGAGCCAAATTAGCTCAAAATATGGGTCATCATTATTATGGTGAACTTGCATGGCCTAACGATATTCTGTATATGTTTCCTGTGTGTATTTTAGGTGCATTAGGTTTAGTCGTTGGTTTAGCAATTCTTGATCCCGCTATGATGGGTGAACCTGCCGATCCTTTTGCAACACCCTTAGAAATTTTACCCGAGTGGTATTTATACCCTGTATTCCAAATTTTGCGAGTTTTACCGAACAAACTTCTAGGTATTGCTTGTCAAGCGGCGATTCCTTTAGGTTTAATGTTAGTACCTTTCATTGAAAGTGTTAATAAATTCCAAAATCCTTTCCGTCGCCCTATTGCGATGACTGTATTTTTATTCGGTACTGCTGTAACTCTTTGGTTAGGTGCTGGTTCTATATTCCCCATCGATAAATCCTTAACCTTGGGTTTATTCTAG
- a CDS encoding DUF29 domain-containing protein: protein MVAELIKNQTNLYETDYNLWILETVKQLENKNFNAVDWENLIEEVLDLSERKRRKMTSLLMKLIEHLLILQYWDSEKERNRGHWEREILNFRLQIMEELEDSPSLNNHLNNKFFDCYLKGCKLASKHSQLPLDRFPKKPSASLEQILDENWLP, encoded by the coding sequence ATGGTAGCGGAATTAATCAAAAACCAAACAAATTTATACGAGACTGACTACAATCTTTGGATATTAGAAACAGTTAAACAACTAGAAAATAAAAATTTTAACGCTGTTGACTGGGAAAACTTAATTGAGGAGGTTTTAGACTTGAGTGAGCGTAAAAGAAGAAAAATGACAAGTTTATTAATGAAATTGATAGAACACCTGCTAATTTTACAATATTGGGATTCTGAAAAAGAAAGAAATCGAGGTCATTGGGAGAGAGAAATTTTGAATTTTCGACTGCAAATCATGGAAGAATTAGAAGATAGTCCTAGTTTAAACAATCATCTCAATAATAAGTTTTTTGACTGTTATCTAAAAGGTTGTAAATTGGCTTCCAAACATTCCCAACTACCTCTTGATAGATTTCCCAAAAAGCCGAGCGCCTCTCTTGAACAAATCTTAGATGAAAATTGGCTTCCTTAA
- a CDS encoding FkbM family methyltransferase — MSYSSLLDSYQEYISENVADINLSSLPLFTSAQQTDWENPSTTIELNNFAVIQIIEARKTEDIGLRQFYLELAIEALETALNQENHPLCVAHLGIIKSLTGEVHTAHQIEFSRLLDILPIIFEPQENSVSGLVYLPINNRNKAKNKESLKNIISLDNGYLQAFYLLIADCEQSQMVFYNSGGLRLLNLANNIIPNSVNIKLNLGISNLSNRQPEGLLYLHQARQLQPTNSNIIQALYLAYRDLNNVNLTNYYYEYGKKIYQDNPQHLQWMWTNLPLDNPFTYVNFDGNLFLAVEASFRSIVTSVILAQEDWFESEMEMWREEIKPEMVIIDVGANVGVYTFSAAQKVGKNGKVIAVEPFSGCVECLEETRKINQLNWVNICAGAAGEENKIVKLSLHQASELNEIIKDDSSPEGNYQEVECFTLDSLVEKYQLSTVDWLKLDAEGNEIEVLKGSSYILSEFKPKILYENIAGSQGSNIPVAEFLLSIGYELFYYQPFLKQLIPLQSLEELSGKLNIIAQHQNK; from the coding sequence ATGAGTTATAGTTCTCTCCTTGACAGTTATCAAGAATATATAAGCGAAAATGTTGCTGATATTAATTTATCCTCATTACCTTTATTTACATCGGCACAACAAACTGACTGGGAAAATCCATCGACGACAATAGAGTTAAATAATTTTGCGGTAATTCAAATTATTGAAGCGAGAAAAACTGAAGATATAGGCTTACGTCAGTTTTATTTAGAATTAGCCATCGAAGCCTTAGAAACTGCCTTAAATCAAGAAAATCACCCTCTTTGTGTGGCTCATTTAGGTATTATTAAAAGTTTAACAGGTGAAGTTCATACTGCTCATCAAATCGAATTTTCTCGATTATTGGACATCTTACCCATTATTTTTGAGCCTCAAGAAAATTCAGTTTCGGGATTAGTTTACTTACCAATTAATAATAGAAATAAAGCTAAAAATAAAGAGAGTTTAAAGAACATTATAAGTTTGGATAATGGCTATTTACAAGCATTTTATTTACTAATCGCTGATTGTGAGCAATCTCAAATGGTGTTTTATAATTCAGGCGGTTTAAGGTTACTTAATTTAGCGAATAATATTATTCCTAATTCTGTCAATATTAAATTAAATTTAGGCATTAGTAATCTTTCTAATCGTCAACCAGAAGGTTTACTTTATCTTCATCAAGCTCGACAATTACAACCAACGAATAGTAATATTATTCAGGCTCTTTATCTTGCTTATCGTGATTTAAACAATGTAAATTTAACTAATTATTACTACGAATATGGGAAAAAAATTTATCAAGATAATCCTCAACATTTACAATGGATGTGGACTAATTTACCTTTAGATAATCCTTTCACTTATGTTAACTTTGATGGCAATTTATTCTTAGCTGTGGAGGCTAGTTTTCGCTCAATTGTTACCTCCGTGATTTTAGCACAAGAAGATTGGTTTGAGTCTGAAATGGAAATGTGGAGAGAAGAAATTAAACCTGAGATGGTAATAATTGATGTGGGAGCAAATGTAGGAGTATATACTTTTAGTGCTGCTCAAAAAGTAGGAAAGAATGGTAAAGTAATTGCAGTTGAGCCTTTTTCTGGTTGTGTAGAATGTTTAGAAGAAACCCGTAAAATTAATCAGTTAAACTGGGTAAATATTTGTGCGGGGGCGGCAGGAGAAGAAAATAAGATAGTAAAATTATCCTTACATCAAGCAAGTGAATTAAACGAAATTATCAAAGACGATTCATCCCCAGAAGGCAATTATCAAGAAGTAGAATGTTTTACCCTTGATAGTTTAGTGGAAAAATATCAATTATCTACTGTTGACTGGTTGAAGTTAGATGCTGAGGGGAATGAGATCGAAGTTTTAAAGGGTAGCAGTTATATTCTCTCAGAATTTAAACCCAAAATCCTCTATGAAAATATTGCGGGTAGTCAAGGAAGCAACATTCCTGTCGCCGAATTTCTATTAAGCATAGGTTATGAATTATTTTATTACCAGCCTTTCCTCAAGCAATTAATACCACTTCAATCCTTAGAAGAATTATCAGGTAAATTAAATATTATTGCTCAACATCAAAATAAATAA
- a CDS encoding FkbM family methyltransferase — protein sequence MSIFVQNLKNKGYLDNLHFTVVNVGSRKMSIQDDYSSQGWGIFAPNLSIYGFDADEDTCNQANAELQQRGINWQEVHIPLGLSDSIGEKELYVTKAPMCSSLYPPNETYLARFHGLPELVNLDFTVGIETTILDAFCGEEKIEEIDFLQIDVQGADLDVLKGAINLLNKTILAIQIEVEFSHLYINQPLFADVDIFLRNQKFSLFDLYLAYRPRYNLGQKSRNHPNGQLLWGDAFYLRDLISNQFSKEEQNPSKILKLACVADVMGFYDYALELLIYLTNNYGENAQYHFTDLINLTI from the coding sequence ATGTCAATTTTTGTTCAAAATCTGAAAAATAAAGGCTATTTAGACAACTTACATTTTACTGTTGTTAACGTCGGCTCAAGAAAAATGAGTATTCAAGATGACTACTCCAGTCAAGGATGGGGAATTTTTGCCCCAAATTTAAGCATTTATGGTTTTGATGCTGACGAAGATACCTGTAATCAAGCCAACGCCGAATTACAACAAAGAGGCATTAACTGGCAAGAAGTACATATTCCTCTAGGTTTATCTGATTCTATCGGCGAAAAAGAACTTTATGTCACCAAAGCCCCAATGTGTAGTTCTTTATACCCTCCCAATGAAACTTACTTAGCTCGTTTTCATGGATTACCTGAGTTAGTAAATTTAGATTTTACAGTAGGTATTGAAACAACAATTTTAGATGCTTTTTGTGGAGAAGAAAAAATAGAAGAAATTGATTTTTTACAAATAGACGTACAAGGAGCGGATTTGGATGTTTTAAAAGGTGCAATTAACCTATTAAATAAAACTATTTTAGCGATTCAAATAGAAGTAGAATTTTCCCATTTATATATTAATCAACCTCTATTTGCTGATGTTGATATTTTCTTACGAAATCAAAAATTTAGCTTATTTGACTTATATTTAGCTTATCGCCCTCGTTATAATCTTGGTCAAAAATCCCGTAATCATCCTAATGGGCAATTACTGTGGGGAGATGCTTTTTATTTAAGAGATTTAATATCAAATCAGTTTAGTAAAGAAGAACAAAATCCGTCAAAAATTCTTAAATTAGCCTGTGTTGCTGATGTTATGGGTTTTTATGATTACGCTTTAGAATTATTAATTTATTTGACCAATAATTATGGTGAAAATGCTCAATATCATTTTACTGACTTAATCAATTTAACTATTTAA
- a CDS encoding AbrB/MazE/SpoVT family DNA-binding domain-containing protein, translated as MIKSHMVKIGNSQGVRLPKKLLELSGIKDKIYLSSENGKIIITPISKNRQDWDKVFKNMAENNDDQLLDINQDITCTWDEQEWDW; from the coding sequence ATGATCAAATCCCATATGGTGAAAATAGGAAATTCTCAAGGTGTTAGATTACCGAAAAAGCTCCTAGAACTTTCCGGAATTAAAGACAAAATTTATTTATCTAGTGAGAATGGCAAAATTATAATTACTCCAATAAGCAAAAATCGTCAAGACTGGGATAAGGTTTTTAAAAATATGGCTGAGAATAATGATGATCAACTTTTAGATATTAATCAGGATATTACATGCACTTGGGATGAACAAGAGTGGGATTGGTAG
- a CDS encoding type II toxin-antitoxin system PemK/MazF family toxin has protein sequence MKRFDIYLVVLNPTLGSEIKKTRPCVIISPDEMNDYINTIIIAPMTSTTKSYPTRVDCVFQEKKGQIVLDQIRTVEKIRLIKKIGVLDSTHQEQVLSTLAEMFAL, from the coding sequence ATGAAAAGATTTGATATTTATTTAGTTGTGCTTAATCCGACATTGGGAAGTGAAATCAAGAAAACTCGTCCTTGTGTAATTATTTCTCCTGATGAAATGAATGACTACATCAACACTATTATTATTGCACCAATGACCAGCACAACAAAATCTTATCCCACCCGTGTAGATTGTGTTTTTCAGGAAAAAAAAGGTCAAATAGTGTTAGATCAAATTAGAACAGTTGAGAAAATTCGTTTAATCAAAAAAATAGGAGTTCTCGATAGTACTCATCAAGAACAGGTTTTATCTACTTTAGCTGAAATGTTTGCACTGTAA
- a CDS encoding M20 family metallopeptidase, translating into MTTLLTPKIKSSEIRPAIAELQPQLVHWRRRLHQYPELGFKEVLTSDFIAEKLSDWGIEYQTEIAKTGIVAIIQSNYKGKVLAIRADMDALPIQEENEVSYCSKHDGLMHACGHDGHTAIALGIAYYLAHHRDQFQGTVKIIFQPAEEGPGGAKPMIEAGVLKNPDVDAIIGLHVWNNLPLGTMGVREGALMAAVECFKCEIFGKGGHGAIPQQTVDSIIVGTQIVNALQTIVSRNISPIDSAVVTVGTFHSGTGLNIIADTATMSGTVRYFNPTLEKYIGERIESIISGICQSHGAKYHLDYWQLYPPVINHPRITQLVKSVALEVVETPLGVVPECQTMGGEDMSFFLQKIPGCYFFLGSANAQKGLNYPHHHPRFDFDETALGLGVEMFARCVEKFADFV; encoded by the coding sequence ATGACTACTTTACTAACTCCCAAGATTAAATCATCTGAAATTCGCCCTGCAATTGCCGAACTACAACCCCAATTAGTCCATTGGCGAAGAAGATTACATCAATATCCAGAATTAGGTTTTAAAGAAGTATTAACTTCTGATTTTATTGCAGAAAAATTGAGCGATTGGGGTATCGAATATCAAACTGAAATTGCCAAAACGGGTATTGTCGCAATTATCCAAAGTAACTATAAAGGAAAAGTCTTAGCTATTCGTGCAGATATGGATGCTTTACCCATTCAAGAAGAAAATGAGGTGTCTTACTGCTCAAAACATGACGGATTGATGCACGCCTGTGGTCATGATGGACATACGGCGATCGCATTAGGCATAGCCTACTATTTAGCGCATCATCGAGATCAATTTCAAGGTACTGTAAAAATTATATTTCAACCTGCTGAAGAAGGTCCAGGAGGTGCAAAACCAATGATAGAAGCGGGGGTGTTAAAAAATCCTGATGTTGATGCCATTATTGGCTTACATGTATGGAATAACTTACCATTAGGCACAATGGGAGTTAGAGAAGGAGCATTAATGGCGGCAGTAGAATGTTTTAAATGTGAAATATTTGGTAAAGGTGGCCATGGAGCAATACCTCAGCAAACCGTTGATTCTATAATAGTAGGAACACAGATAGTTAATGCTTTACAAACTATTGTTTCTCGTAACATTTCTCCCATCGATTCTGCTGTAGTTACCGTGGGAACTTTTCATAGTGGCACTGGCTTAAACATCATCGCTGACACAGCAACAATGAGCGGTACAGTTCGTTACTTTAATCCTACTTTAGAAAAATATATCGGTGAAAGAATCGAGTCCATCATCTCTGGTATTTGTCAAAGTCACGGTGCAAAATATCACCTTGATTATTGGCAACTTTACCCCCCCGTTATCAATCATCCGAGAATCACACAATTAGTTAAATCCGTAGCTTTAGAAGTCGTAGAAACCCCTTTAGGAGTTGTGCCTGAGTGTCAGACAATGGGCGGTGAAGATATGTCTTTTTTCTTGCAAAAAATCCCTGGATGTTATTTTTTCCTTGGTTCAGCTAATGCCCAAAAAGGTTTAAACTATCCTCATCATCATCCTCGTTTTGACTTTGACGAGACGGCGTTAGGTTTAGGGGTAGAAATGTTCGCTCGTTGTGTGGAGAAATTTGCTGATTTTGTATAA
- the hetL gene encoding heterocyst differentiation pentapeptide repeat protein HetL, with protein sequence MEVKNILKAYQQGRKNFNKIKLIEAEIINENLSEIDFTEADLRQARLGRTNFHKANFTRADLSEAILWGTDLSEAILVKILLRDADLSSAKLIKTNLHQANLIKASFCGANLTQANLSNSIIIDGDFRPNSDQITNLSQANLTNADLSYANLSQALLCQANLDGARLCRANLSIGKNYEKIVTDLTEASLKNADLSYADLTGAILINANLEGADLTGTILKNADLTGTIINN encoded by the coding sequence ATGGAAGTTAAAAACATTTTAAAAGCTTATCAACAAGGACGAAAAAACTTTAATAAAATTAAATTAATTGAAGCAGAAATAATCAACGAAAATTTATCAGAAATAGATTTTACTGAAGCAGATTTAAGACAAGCTAGATTAGGACGTACAAACTTTCATAAAGCTAATTTTACCAGAGCAGATCTAAGTGAGGCTATATTATGGGGTACAGATTTAAGTGAAGCTATTTTAGTTAAAATTCTCTTAAGAGATGCTGATTTAAGTAGTGCTAAACTAATAAAAACTAACCTTCATCAAGCAAACTTAATAAAAGCTAGTTTTTGCGGTGCAAATTTAACTCAGGCAAATTTATCTAATAGTATCATTATAGATGGTGATTTTCGTCCTAATTCAGATCAAATAACGAATTTAAGTCAAGCAAATTTAACCAATGCAGATTTAAGTTATGCTAATCTTTCTCAGGCTTTATTATGTCAAGCGAATCTTGATGGTGCAAGGCTTTGTCGAGCAAATTTAAGTATCGGTAAAAACTATGAAAAAATTGTCACAGATTTAACGGAAGCTAGTTTAAAAAATGCAGATTTAAGTTATGCTGATTTGACAGGTGCAATCTTAATTAATGCTAATTTAGAGGGTGCTGATTTGACAGGTACAATTTTAAAAAATGCTGATTTAACAGGTACAATAATAAATAATTAA
- the rsmD gene encoding 16S rRNA (guanine(966)-N(2))-methyltransferase RsmD, giving the protein MRIYGNREIKTLSGKDTRPTTSKVREALFNIWGDKIESASWLDLCAGNGTMGAEALCRGALEAVAIEKSSLACQIIRENWQKVITENQEFKVLRGDILHRLKGLNGLRFDLIYFDPPYYCDFYNSVLNAIYDYQLLKPNIGEIAVEYNPKRSNLKDAHNLQLIQTKFYGNTAVNFYNHPE; this is encoded by the coding sequence ATGCGTATTTACGGTAACAGAGAAATAAAAACCCTTTCAGGAAAAGATACTCGCCCCACAACATCAAAAGTACGAGAGGCGTTATTTAACATCTGGGGTGATAAAATTGAATCAGCATCATGGTTAGATTTATGTGCAGGAAATGGTACGATGGGAGCAGAAGCTTTATGTAGAGGTGCATTGGAAGCAGTTGCCATTGAAAAATCATCCCTTGCTTGTCAAATAATTCGAGAAAATTGGCAAAAAGTAATAACAGAAAATCAAGAATTTAAAGTCTTAAGAGGTGATATTTTACACAGATTAAAAGGTTTAAATGGACTTAGATTTGATTTAATTTATTTTGATCCTCCTTATTATTGTGATTTTTATAATTCTGTTTTAAATGCTATTTATGATTATCAACTTTTAAAGCCTAATATTGGGGAAATTGCAGTAGAATATAATCCTAAAAGATCTAATCTTAAAGATGCTCATAATTTACAATTAATTCAAACTAAATTTTATGGAAATACTGCTGTCAATTTTTATAATCATCCTGAATAA